ATCAGGGCTGCCGAGGTGATGATCCGTCCGGTGGCACCGAGGCCCTCGACCACGGCGCGGCGGTTGTCCCGGTGCCGGAGGTAGGCGGTGCGGACGGCGGTCAGCAGGAAGACCTCGTAGTCCATGGAGAGCCCGAAGAGCACCGCGAACATCAGCAGCGGCACGTAGCCGGGGATCGGCACCGGCCCGTCGAGTCCCATCAGTGCGGCGCCGTGGCCCTGCTGGAAGACCGCGGTGAGCACGCCGTAGGCGGCGCCGACGGAGACCAGGTTCATCACGGCGGCCTTCACCGCGACGACCGGGGCCCGGAAGGCGAGCAGCAGCAGGAGTCCGGCGACGAGCAGGACGAAGCCGACGACGACCGGCATCCGCCGGGCCAGCCGGTCGTTGAGGTCGGCCTGCGCGGCGGGCGTACCGCCGACGTGTGTGGTGTCGCCGGGGCCGGCCGCGGCGGGCAGGGTGTCGGTGCGCAGCCGGTCGACGAGCGCGGCGGTGGCCGGGTCGGACGGGGCTGTGTCCGGGGTGACCTGCCAGCGGGCGGTGCGCCGGTCGGCGCTCAGCTGGGGCTGCCCGGCGGAGGCCACGCCCGGGGTCTTCTGCAGGGCCTCGGTGACGGCGGCGACCCGCCGGTCCGCCGGGCCGTCGGCCGGGGTGGCGAGGGTGTCGGTGACCTGGAGGGTGCCGTTGATGCCCGGGCCGAAGGCGGCGGCGAGCCGGTCGTAGGCGGTGCGGCTCGCGCTGCCGGTGGCGTTGGCGCCGGCGTCGAGCTGGCCGAAGGCGAGCTGGGCGGCGGGCAGGGCGAGGGCGCCGATCAGGACGGTTGCGGCCAGCAGGCAGCGCCAGGGCCGGGCGGCGACGACGGCAGCGACCCGTCCCCAGCCGCGGGGACCTGCCTCCTGATCCTCCGTCACCTTCTTCTTCGGCTTCGGGGTGAGGCGGGGGCCGAGCAGGACGAGGACGGCCGGCAGCAGGGTGAGGTTGATGCCGACGGCGACCAGCACGGCGATGCCGGGGGCGAGCGCCAGCGCGTACAGCAGCGGAATGCCGCCGAGGGCGAGGCCGGCGAGTGCGGCGACGACGGCGCTGCCCGCGAAGGCGACGGCCTTGCCGGAGCCCGCCGTGGTGCGGACGGCGGCCTCCTCGCGGTCCACGCCGGCGGCGAGGAGCTCGCGGAAGCGGGTCAGCCCGAAGAGCGTGTAGTCGATGCCGACGCCGAGGCCGATCATCGCCGCGATCGTCTCGCCGGAGGAGGGCATGTCGACCAGGTGTCCGACCAGGCCGAGCACCGAGAGCGAGATGCCGAGGCCGAGGCCGCCGGCGAGCAGCGGCAGACCGGCCGCGATCAGTCCGCCGAAGGTCAGGGTCAGGACGACGAAGGCGGCGGCGAGGCCGATCGCCTCGCTGTGGCCGGTGGAGCCCTTGTCGACGGCCGCGGCCAGGAAGCCGCCGGGGGTGACCTCGATGCCGGCCGCGGTCGCGGGGGCCGCGGCGGCCGTGATCCGGTCGGTGATTGCGGGGGTGATGTCGCGTCCGGTGACGTCGAGTTCGACCGAGAGGTAGCCGGTGCGGCCGTCCGCGCTGATCGACTTGGCGCCCGCCGGGTCGTAGGGCGTGGTCACGGCGACGACGTGGTCCACGTCGGCGATGGCGGCGGCGGCCTTCTTCACCGCCTCGGTCGCGGCGGGTGCGGTGAGCAGGGGGGCGGTGCCGGCGGTGTGCAGCACGAGCGGCTGGCGGCCGGAGGCGGAGCCGGGGAAGGCACTTTCGCCGAGGTCGCGCGCGGCCTGGCTGTCGCTGCCGGGGATCGACACCGCCTCGGTGGTGACCCGGCCCAGCGCTCCGACGGCCGCCAGGGCGACGGCCAGGAGCAGCAGCCAGGCGGCCACCACGCGTTTCGGTCTGTGGGCGCACCAGCGCCCCACGGCGGTGAACATCGGCGCACCGGCCTTCCGTACAGGACGGGTGCCACCGGGGCCCCCGCCGAATTTCATTGCACTCTCCGTGCAATCAGTACGTTTGCACTGGTGGTGCAATAATGTCAACGAGGCAGGAGGAGGCCCCGGGATGCCGCAGAACCCCACCCCCGCACCGTCCGCGGACGGCCGCACCGAGCGCGGCCGGCAGACCCGCGAGAAGATCGCCGACGCGGTGCTCTCGCTGCTCGACGAGGGCGTGGTGCAGTTCCCGGCCGAACGGGTCGCCGAACGCGCCGGTGTCTCACGGCGCCTGGTGTTCCATCACTTCCAGGACATGGCCCAGCTGACCGACACCGCGGTCACCCGGCGGCTCGACCAGCTACTGGCCCAGATCCGGCCGCTGCCGACCGACGGTCCGCGGAACGTACGGGTCGCCGCCCTGGCCGAGCAGCGCGGTCGCATCCTGGAGTGGCTCACCCCGACCCGGCTGGCGATGCTGCGGCTGGAGGCGCCCTCCGACCGCGTCCAGCAGGCGGTACGGCTGATGCTGGACCTCGGCCGGACCCGGGTCTCCGAGATCTTCGCCCTGGAACTCGACCGGCTGCCCGAGGCCCGCCGCACGGACCTCCTCAACGCCCTCGACGCCGCCACCACCTGGAGCACCTGGCACCACTGGCGCAGCGCCGGCCTCGACGTGGACGCCGCCCGCCGCACCATGGCCACCGCGATCCACGCCCTCCTCGCCGCCACCGACCACCCGGACGCCCTGCCCGACGGTGCCCCCGGCACCGGCGACGGATGACCGACCGGTCGTTCCCCACGACATCCTCCGCCCGGACCGGAACGCCACGGAACTCCCCTGGTGCAGCGCGGCCGTGACGGCGCCGGGTCCCCGCAGTCGGGTCAGACCCTCCGATCCGGGCGTCGGCCGGCGACCGGGAGCCGAGATCCCGGCGCCCGTGGTTCAGAGACCGGCTGGTTCAGGCGGACGCCGGGCAGCGGCTGCCGGACGGCATACTTGCCGCGGCTCGAGACAAGGGGCTGCTTACCGGCAAGGACACGGTCCGACTCCACGCACGTGCTGTCGGCTACGCGGGAGCTGTGCCGGCTGGAGATGGTCGCCGAGGCACTGCGCTCAGCCCTGGACGCACTCGCCGCTGCCGTTCCCGACCGGCTGGCCCCGGTGGCCGAGCCGATCAACCTCGCCCGCCTCGACGCCCACCTCACCGGCACCCCACGAGCCCGCACCCGCACCAGCCACTTCGCGGCACTTCGCCTGCCGACCACACGATCGACAGGGCGAAGCAGACAGACCCGAATTGGCCGTCAGCATCGTGTCCGGAAGCGGGGCCGTCAGTGTCAGGCGCCGCCAGTACGTTCTCGGCAGGGGTCACTCCGGGCGGGACGGCCGGCCGACCATGCCGAGGGGCACGGCGTCCCGGGTGTCGGTGTGCCTGACCTGCACCCACCGTCCCGGCCCATGCCCTGCCTCGGACAAGGTGCCCAACCCCTCGGCTCAGATCCCCTCCACACCCACGGGTTCAATGTCCCGGTACCAGGCAAGGGCCTCGCGCCTGCTCGTCGTGGCGAGGCACCGGTGCGACGGCAGCCGCGCTCCGCCAGCACCACTGGCAGGGCATCCCACCGCTCCGCCAGAGGCCGTTCCGTGCAGTCCTCGCCGGGGGCGCCGAGCAGGTCGAGCGCCACGAATGTGAGCGGACAGCTCAAGATGGCTCTGGCGTGAGTTTCGTGAAAGCCGCCCGTAGATCTTGAAAGTTGTCGATCATGATGGGTGTCTGTCGCTGATCTTCTGGCCGTCTTGTTCCCCCAGTTCGCGCTGCTGAGCGTGGACTTGATCAGGCCGGTCGGCCGGTCCGTACGGGTGCACGCCCGGGGGCGGACGCCGGGCGCGGAGTGTCCGAGCTGCGGTAGTTGGTCGGGACGTGTCCACAGTGGGTACGAGCGGCGAGTGAGCGACTCGGCGGTCTCCGGTCAGGAGCTGGTGCTGCACCTGCGGGTCCGCCGGTTCTTCTGCGACGCCGATGACTGCGGGCGGCGGACCTTCGCGGAGCAGATCCCCGGCCTGACGTTCCGTTACGGGCGGTGCACAGTGCCGCTGCGGAAGGTTCGCGAGGCCGTCGCCCTCGCCCTCGGCGGCCGGGCCGGAGCCCGCCTGGCCGGACACCTGTCAGCCGGGATCGGCCGGGATGCCTTGATACGCCTGATCCGCGCACTGCCAGACCCGGCCACCGAGCGGGTCCGCGTGCTCGGCGTCGATGACTTCGCCCTGCGAAAGGGCCACCACTACGGCACCGTCCTGATCGACATCGAGAGCCGCCGTCCCATCGAGGTCCTGCCCGAGCGGTCTGCCGACGCCCTGGCCCACTGGCTCACCGAGCATCCCGGTGTCGAGGTGATCTGCCGTGACCGCGCCGCCTACTACGCCGAGGGCGCGACCCGTGGTGCCGGCACCGCGACGCAGGTCGCGGACAGGTACCACCTCTGGGCGAACCTCGGCGATGCGACTGAGCGGCTGGTCGCCCGCCTGCGCTCGCAGTGGGTCCCCTCCGTGCCGGACAAGGAGAAGGTGGCACTGCCCGAAGGATCGAGGGACCGGCGCACCCGTGTGCGCCATGCCGCCGTCCATGCGCTGATGGACAGGGGCATGGGGCACAGCCAGATCGTCGCCGAGCTGCATCTGGACCCGAAGACGGTGCGCAAGTTCATGAGGGCCGCCACTGCGGACGAGCTGATCGGCACGGGGCCCTTGGGCGGCCGGCAGACCAGCTTGGAGGGCCACGCCGCTTACCTGATCGCCCGCTTCAACGAGGGTTGCCACAGCGCACTACGGCTCCACCGTGAACTCTCCGAACGCGGCCTGACCGTCAGCGAGCGGACCGTCCGCCGGTTCGTGCACCGGCTGCGTGAGAACACCAAGCCGACCGCCCGACCGCCGGTCCCCAAGGTCCGCGAGGTGACCGGGCTGATCCTCACCCACCCCGACCACCGATCCGAAAGCCAACAAGTCCTCCTGAAGGAGCTACGCATTCGTTGCAGTGAGCTGGCCGACGCGTGCGACCTCGTCGCCCGGTTCGCCTCGATCCTCGTGAACCGGCGAGGCCAGGAGGAACTCGAACAGTGGACCGCGGACGCTGCGGCGAGCGCCCTGCCCGAGCTGCGAGGCTTCGCTACCGGCTTGCGCAAGGACTGGGACGCTGTCATGGCCGGCCTCACGCTCCGCTGGAACTCCGGCCCCGTCGAGGGTCACGTCAACCGGATCAAGATGCTCAAGAGGCAGATGTTCGGACGCGCCAAGCTCGACCTTCTCCGCAAGCGCGTACTCCTCGCGTCCTGAAGATCACCACGGGCGGCTTTCACGGAAGTCACGCCAGAGCCCTCAAGATCCTTGTAGACGGTCAGGACGGGTCCCTCTCCGCGGACAGCTGATCTCCCTGTCCTTGGGGCCGTTCGTGTCGGTTCCGAACTGGTGATCCCCCCGGGGGTTTGCTCGGTGCTGCCGACATCGAGTCAGTCCCCTCCGGAGGGATCGTGAAGAAGTCTGACAGGGTGATCATGGAAATCTTCGAGGCGCTCGACGCCACCGGATGTGCGCATTCGGCGGCGCAACTGGCGGGGGTGGATCCAAAAACCGTTCGGCGGTACGCGCGGATGAGAGACAGCGGTCAACCGGTTGACCAGCCGATCCGGCGACCGAGACTGATCGACCCGTTCCTGCCCAAGGTCGAGGAGTGGGTGGAGCGTTCGCAGGGCCGGGTGTGGGCCGACAAGCTGCACGAGCGCCTGGTGATCCTGGGGTTCACCGGCGACGAGCGCACGACTCGGCGGGCGGTCGCCGCGGCGAAGGAGCGCTGGAACGCCGGCCACCGCCGCACCTACCGGCCGTGGATCACCGAGCCCGGACTGTGGCTCCAGTTCGACTGGGGGTTCGGCCCGAAGGTCCCGGGACCGGGCGGCGGTCAGCGCCAGACGCTGCTGTTCTGCGCGTGGCTGGCCTGGTCCCGGTTCCGGGTGGTGATCCCGGTCTGGGACCGGACGTTGCCGACGCTGATCTCGTGCATCGACGCCACGCTGCGGGCGATCGGCGGGGCGCCGACCTACGCGCTCACGGACAACGAGAAGACCGTCACGATCGACCGGGTCGCCGGAATCCCGGTTCGCCATCCCCAAGTCGTCGCGGCCGGGCGGCACTACGGGATGCAGGTCCACACCTGCGTGCCGTTCGACCCCGAGTCGAAGGGCGGGTCGGAGGCCACGGTCCGCATTGCCAAGGCCGACCTGGTGCCCACCAGTGCGAACCTTCGGCCGGACTACGGCTCGTTCGCCGAACTGCGCGGGGCCTGCGCGCTGTTCTGCCAGCAGGTCAACACGCGTGTCCACCGCGAGACCGGCCGGACCCCGGCCTCCGCCCTGGACATCGAGCGCCGTCGGCTGCACCCGCTGCCCACCGCCCCGCACACGGTCGCGCTCGGCGAGAGCCGCACGATCAACACCGACCAGACGGTGCGCTTCGGCTCGGTGCGCTACTCGACCCCGGCCGGTCTGGTCGGCCAGGAGGCCTGGGTGCGCGTGGACGGTGACGAGCTCGTCGTCGTGGTCGACCTGGCCCAGCTCCCGCACCGCCCGGAGTGGTTGCAGGGCCCGGCCGGCCTGCTGGAGGTGGCCCGCCACCACATCGCGCTGCCCGGACGGCCCGTCATCGATCCCTCCCACTACCCCGGCCATCCGCAGGAGATGGACGGCTCGCCCCGTCTGCCGCGCCCGAAGCCGGTCGGCCCGGCGGAGGAGACGTTCCTCGCGCTCGGCCCCGGCGCGAAGTCCTGGCTGATGGAGGCCGCTGCCGCGGGCACCACGCGGATGCGCGTGAAGATGGCCGCCGCCGTCGAACTCGCCGCTCTCGTCGGCGCGGGCGAGGTCGACATCTGCCTGGGACTCGCCGCGACGGCCGGGCGCTTCGCGGACGACGACCTGATGTCGATCGTCCGTCACCGGGCCACCGGCGCCCGCCCCTCCGACCTCGTGGTCTGCGACGAGAACCACTCGGCCCAGCCCGGCACTTCCGCCTGGGCCGACTTCGGCCGCACGACCTCCTGACCCCCGGGGCGGGTCCGCGCTCCTGTTCGACCGCGCGGACCCGCCCCGGACAATACCGGCCGCCGCCCGGCGGCCCCTCCGGAAAGGACCATTCGTATGACCACAGCCACGTTCGCCGAGCCCGTCCCCGCCGTCGCGATGCCCACGCCGGCCCCTCCGCCTCCCGTCGCACCGCCGATCCCGCCCGAGCCGGAGGGCGTCCTGAAGCGGATGCGCTTCCCCTATCTCCGCAAGGCCGCCCCCGACGTGCTGGCCACCGCCCGCACCCAACGCTGGGACCCGGCCGAGGTGTTGAGGATCCTGCTGGAGGCCGAGATCAAGGGCCGCGACGAGGCGACCAGGCGCAACCACCGCAAGCAGGCCAACTTGCCGTCCGGCAAGACCTTCGAGTCCTGGAAGGAGGAGGACTCCTCCATCCCGCTGCCCACCCAGCACGCCCTGATGACCCTCGAATGGGTCGGCCGGGCGGAGAATTTGGCTGTCACGGAGCCGTCGGGGACGGGCAAGAGCCACTTCGCCGAGGCCCTCGCTCACAAGGCCATCGATGTCGGCATGCAGGTCTGCTGGTTCACCCTGGAGTCGCTGACCGCCACCCTCGGACGGGCCGCCGTCGACAACTCGGTCGCCCGGGCCGTCGCCAAGATCACCCGATGCGACCTCATCGTGGTCGACGACATCGGCATGCTGCCCTGCGGCCAGACCGCCGCCGAGGCGTTCTACCGGGTGATCGATGCCGCTTACGAACGCCGATCGGTGATCGTGACCTCGAACCTTCATCCGTCAGGATTCGACTCGATCATGCCCAAGACACTCGCCACCGCAGCCGTCGACCGGCTCCTGCACCACGCCCACATCATCCTGACCGAGGGCTCCAGCCTCCGCCTCACCCAGGCGACCACCGGCAAGGGCGTCGTCCCGCTCGCCCCATGATGGAGCCAACGTAGTCCGTCGCGTCAGGAGCCGGCTGCTGCGGTCTGCTCAGCCGCGGTGCTCGCCCGCCACTCGTCCAGCAACCGGAAGAACGCCTCCAGCGACGGCACGTCCTCGGCATGGTCCGTGATTGCCCGGGCCCAACCACACGACATCGACCAACCGTGATTCCCGCGCAGCCACTGCGCGAACGGACCGACCGGGCTGAGACCGGAGTGCTCATCGATGCCGTGCACATGCAACGCGATGCCATAGCCGTTGAGCAACGTCATCAGCTCCTCCAACGAGCCGTTGCGAACGAACATCGCAGGTCGCAGCCGCACGTGCTCAAGGACGTCATAGACATCCCGGCATTCGTCGATGGGCTTGGGCTTCGGGCGGTCCCCGGGATCAGCTGACACCAGCCCACCCTACGTTGACGAGCCCGACCGAGTGACTACTTGTCACACCGCGCAGGGAGATCAGGTGTCCGCCGGAAAGGACCTGAAATGTCCGCCTACGAGGATCTCGGCGGCTCTGGCGTGACTTCCGTGAAAGCCGCCCGTGGTGATCTTCAGGACGCGAGGAGTACGCGCTTGCGGAGAAGGTCGAGCTTGGCGCGTCCGAACATCTGCCTCTTGAGCATCTTGATCCGGTTGACGTGACCCTCGACGGGGCCGGAGTTCCAGCGGAGCGTGAGGCCGGCCATGACAGCGTCCCAGTCCTTGCGCAAGCCGGTAGCGAAGCCTCGCAGCTCGGGCAGGGCGCTCGCCGCAGCGTCCGCGGTCCACTGTTCGAGTTCCTCCTGGCCTCGCCGGTTCACGAGGATCGAGGCGAACCGGGCGACGAGGTCGCACGCGTCGGCCAGCTCACTGCAACGAATGCGTAGCTCCTTCAGGAGGACTTGTTGGCTTTCGGATCGGTGGTCGGGGTGGGTGAGGATCAGCCCGGTCACCTCGCGGACCTTGGGGACCGGCGGTCGGGCGGTCGGCTTGGTGTTCTCACGCAGCCGGTGCACGAACCGGCGGACGGTCCGCTCGCTGACGGTCAGGCCGCGTTCGGAGAGTTCACGGTGGAGCCGTAGTGCGCTGTGGCAACCCTCGTTGAAGCGGGCGATCAGGTAAGCGGCGTGGCCCTCCAAGCTGGTCTGCCGGCCGCCCAAGGGCCCCGTGCCGATCAGCTCGTCCGCAGTGGCGGCCCTCATGAACTTGCGCACCGTCTTCGGGTCCAGATGCAGCTCGGCGACGATCTGGCTGTGCCCCATGCCCCTGTCCATCAGCGCATGGACGGCGGCATGGCGCACACGGGTGCGCCGGTCCCTCGATCCTTCGGGCAGTGCCACCTTCTCCTTGTCCGGCACGGAGGGGACCCACTGCGAGCGCAGGCGGGCGACCAGCCGCTCAGTCGCATCGCCGAGGTTCGCCCAGAGGTGGTACCTGTCCGCGACCTGCGTCGCGGTGCCGGCACCACGGGTCGCGCCCTCGGCGTAGTAGGCGGCGCGGTCACGGCAGATCACCTCGACACCGGGATGCTCGGTGAGCCAGTGGGCCAGGGCGTCGGCAGACCGCTCGGGCAGGACCTCGATGGGACGGCGGCTCTCGATGTCGATCAGGACGGTGCCGTAGTGGTGGCCCTTTCGCAGGGCGAAGTCATCGACGCCGAGCACGCGGACCCGCTCGGTGGCCGGGTCTGGCAGTGCGCGGATCAGGCGTATCAAGGCATCCCGGCCGATCCCGGCTGACAGGTGTCCGGCCAGGCGGGCTCCGGCCCGGCCGCCGAGGGCGAGGGCGACGGCCTCGCGAACCTTCCGCAGCGGCACTGTGCACCGCCCGTAACGGAACGTCAGGCCGGGGATCTGCTCCGCGAAGGTCCGCCGCCCGCAGTCATCGGCGTCGCAGAAGAACCGGCGGACCCGCAGGTGCAGCACCAGCTCCTGACCGGAGACCGCCGAGTCGCTCACTCGCCGCTCGTACCCACTGTGGACACGTCCCGACCAACTACCGCAGCTCGGACACTCCGCGCCCGGCGTCCGCCCCCGGGCGTGCACCCGTACGGACCGGCCGACCGGCCTGATCAAGTCCACGCTCAGCAGCGCGAACTGGGGGAACAAGACGGCCAGAAGATCAGCGACAGACACCCATCATGATCGACAACTTTCAAGATCTACGGGCGGCTTTCACGAAACTCACGCCAGAGCCATCTCGGCGTGTCCGTTGACAACGAAGAACACCTGCGTGCCGTGCTCCGCCCGGCCGGCCGGGGTGCGCAGCAGTTCCTCGAACACGATCGGCCAGCTCCGCCCTCCTGCGGCACGAACGCCACGCCCCCTGTCCATGACGATGCTTGGTGCGAGCTCGGCCGGGGGCCGACCAGCCGCGGGAACCTCCCGGTCAGGTCCGTCCCGCACCGCGACACCAGGTGCACGGCATGCCGCTCCCCGACCGTCGCCACCGCCGCCCGGAATCCGTCCCACTTCGGCGGATACAGCACACCGCCCAGGAGGCCGCCTCCTCCGCAGGGGCCGGACGACGGACGAGCCCCTCGGTCAGCCCCGTCCCAGTCACCAAGACGTGGTCTGACCAGTTGTCTTCTCGCTCGATGGAACCTCCCCGGCGCCTCCAGTCACGATCACGCTGTCCGGCTGCGGCGGCGACAACGGCCGCCGAAGCCGCTGCGGTCGGCCCCGTCATTGGCGATGCGGAGACGCAGAGGGTTTCGTAACGCACGCGATTCATCGGTCGTCCGGCCGATCCCGTCGACCGCGACGCGCTCCATCGTGGCGGCATGACTGATACCCCCCACGAAGACCCCGCGGAGAAGGCCGGCGCCACTCGCAGGTCCGTCATCGCCACCCTGGGCGGCGCGGCCCTCGGCGTGGCCGCCCTCGGATTCCCGGCCTCGCAGGCGACAGCCGCCGCCGGAGGCAGCACACCGCAAACTGCCGCCGGACCCAGCGCTTCCTGTGTCCTGACGCCCGAACAGACCGAAGGTCCCTACTACCTGGACCTGGAGACGGTCCGCAAGAACATCACCGAGGGCAGGACGGGCGTGCCGCTCACCCTCCGTGTGACGGTCGTCGACATCGCGACCTGCTACCCGTTGCCCAACACGG
This DNA window, taken from Streptomyces sp. TLI_235, encodes the following:
- a CDS encoding RND superfamily putative drug exporter, with the translated sequence MKFGGGPGGTRPVRKAGAPMFTAVGRWCAHRPKRVVAAWLLLLAVALAAVGALGRVTTEAVSIPGSDSQAARDLGESAFPGSASGRQPLVLHTAGTAPLLTAPAATEAVKKAAAAIADVDHVVAVTTPYDPAGAKSISADGRTGYLSVELDVTGRDITPAITDRITAAAAPATAAGIEVTPGGFLAAAVDKGSTGHSEAIGLAAAFVVLTLTFGGLIAAGLPLLAGGLGLGISLSVLGLVGHLVDMPSSGETIAAMIGLGVGIDYTLFGLTRFRELLAAGVDREEAAVRTTAGSGKAVAFAGSAVVAALAGLALGGIPLLYALALAPGIAVLVAVGINLTLLPAVLVLLGPRLTPKPKKKVTEDQEAGPRGWGRVAAVVAARPWRCLLAATVLIGALALPAAQLAFGQLDAGANATGSASRTAYDRLAAAFGPGINGTLQVTDTLATPADGPADRRVAAVTEALQKTPGVASAGQPQLSADRRTARWQVTPDTAPSDPATAALVDRLRTDTLPAAAGPGDTTHVGGTPAAQADLNDRLARRMPVVVGFVLLVAGLLLLLAFRAPVVAVKAAVMNLVSVGAAYGVLTAVFQQGHGAALMGLDGPVPIPGYVPLLMFAVLFGLSMDYEVFLLTAVRTAYLRHRDNRRAVVEGLGATGRIITSAALIMVSVFLSYLLSDDPVVKMFGIGLATAVALDATVVRGILVPSTMVLLGRGNWWLPRRLDALLPHIDIEGDGTEEPAAPAEPAAPADPAAPAEPAAPAEPAEDSALPTGAGAP
- a CDS encoding TetR family transcriptional regulator is translated as MPQNPTPAPSADGRTERGRQTREKIADAVLSLLDEGVVQFPAERVAERAGVSRRLVFHHFQDMAQLTDTAVTRRLDQLLAQIRPLPTDGPRNVRVAALAEQRGRILEWLTPTRLAMLRLEAPSDRVQQAVRLMLDLGRTRVSEIFALELDRLPEARRTDLLNALDAATTWSTWHHWRSAGLDVDAARRTMATAIHALLAATDHPDALPDGAPGTGDG
- a CDS encoding transposase (manually curated), which gives rise to MHARGRTPGAECPSCGSWSGRVHSGYERRVSDSAVSGQELVLHLRVRRFFCDADDCGRRTFAEQIPGLTFRYGRCTVPLRKVREAVALALGGRAGARLAGHLSAGIGRDALIRLIRALPDPATERVRVLGVDDFALRKGHHYGTVLIDIESRRPIEVLPERSADALAHWLTEHPGVEVICRDRAAYYAEGATRGAGTATQVADRYHLWANLGDATERLVARLRSQWVPSVPDKEKVALPEGSRDRRTRVRHAAVHALMDRGMGHSQIVAELHLDPKTVRKFMRAATADELIGTGPLGGRQTSLEGHAAYLIARFNEGCHSALRLHRELSERGLTVSERTVRRFVHRLRENTKPTARPPVPKVREVTGLILTHPDHRSESQQVLLKELRIRCSELADACDLVARFASILVNRRGQEELEQWTADAAASALPELRGFATGLRKDWDAVMAGLTLRWNSGPVEGHVNRIKMLKRQMFGRAKLDLLRKRVLLAS
- a CDS encoding transposase, giving the protein MKKSDRVIMEIFEALDATGCAHSAAQLAGVDPKTVRRYARMRDSGQPVDQPIRRPRLIDPFLPKVEEWVERSQGRVWADKLHERLVILGFTGDERTTRRAVAAAKERWNAGHRRTYRPWITEPGLWLQFDWGFGPKVPGPGGGQRQTLLFCAWLAWSRFRVVIPVWDRTLPTLISCIDATLRAIGGAPTYALTDNEKTVTIDRVAGIPVRHPQVVAAGRHYGMQVHTCVPFDPESKGGSEATVRIAKADLVPTSANLRPDYGSFAELRGACALFCQQVNTRVHRETGRTPASALDIERRRLHPLPTAPHTVALGESRTINTDQTVRFGSVRYSTPAGLVGQEAWVRVDGDELVVVVDLAQLPHRPEWLQGPAGLLEVARHHIALPGRPVIDPSHYPGHPQEMDGSPRLPRPKPVGPAEETFLALGPGAKSWLMEAAAAGTTRMRVKMAAAVELAALVGAGEVDICLGLAATAGRFADDDLMSIVRHRATGARPSDLVVCDENHSAQPGTSAWADFGRTTS
- a CDS encoding DNA replication protein DnaC, whose product is MTTATFAEPVPAVAMPTPAPPPPVAPPIPPEPEGVLKRMRFPYLRKAAPDVLATARTQRWDPAEVLRILLEAEIKGRDEATRRNHRKQANLPSGKTFESWKEEDSSIPLPTQHALMTLEWVGRAENLAVTEPSGTGKSHFAEALAHKAIDVGMQVCWFTLESLTATLGRAAVDNSVARAVAKITRCDLIVVDDIGMLPCGQTAAEAFYRVIDAAYERRSVIVTSNLHPSGFDSIMPKTLATAAVDRLLHHAHIILTEGSSLRLTQATTGKGVVPLAP